In one window of Bradyrhizobium sp. AZCC 1721 DNA:
- a CDS encoding YhdP family protein yields MPAQERSIPIEERALGGDQPQRRHREAMAKNTSPKGSNPRAEAQQWDDAAGWEQDEAAGYRARRLLSRSNSRFHRFGDKFSALQQMTGERWVKRLAIVIAVLAVIFTGCFGGLWWRLGAGPINLDVATPWLAAAIEDNIGHGNTVEVGGTQIERAGRIRIAVRIRDIVVRDRDQVVVATAPKAEVKLSGMALVMGRLRAESLNLVDAELSVRITPDGQVTVSAGDTAKPLATGVASKRDAGIAPTFPRQSPAPPQGAAATAPDTTQNGLLAGLDWLDSLSLTGLDGQNLNEIGLKNGNLIVDDQQRGNKWTFENISLSMRRPSSGGVAVSLGEQGARPWSLKVVVGPQQNGVRSVDLRADKVPAANILLAMRVKDLTYSAELPLSGELKGELGRDGLPTYFRGKITAGAGNLIDSDTPDYPMPIDSAEMSVEWDAGRRVLVAPFKVISGSNRITLLGHLEPPNGATTEWQAGLSGGTILLAGTDNEPPLIFNRIAIGLKFDTDRKRVLLTQADISNGEIGIAGTGSIDYANEARLQLGFAGTPMSASALKRMWPILIVPEVREWVIERIERGTLQRIEVGVNSPVRNLSRKGPPIPDDGLAVNIVASGVTARPVDDMPAVRDADLKARVTGRTATVTIGQGIADTPGGRKINISDFTFEVPDMAPKPSPSRVKFRVDASVPAAAEILASDRISDLSGTLIDPNASKGNVAAVITLGMPVKGSMTKADTTYTVIADLAGFAADKLVMNQKLESNTLKVLANNAGYQVKGDVKINGQPASLDYRKPSEGDADIRLQATLDDASRARLGIDFGPAVSGSIPIKVVGKIGENDSRVGIEADLTSLRLDNILPGWVKVPGKSGKATFNVVKKEQSTLFQDIVVEGGGVSIKGSLEVDQNGDLLNANFPTYAPSDGDKTTLKAERGTDGVVKVTMRGDVFDGRGFLKSAISGKEADPKSKSRNIDLDVDVKLGAVAGFNGEALRSVDSKFSRRNGIVKNFTLSGKVGRDTPVTADLRGRGQGQGRDIIILQTNDAGAFFRFTDTYSKMVGGQLSLAMEPPTVEPSAKDGLINVRDFSVKGEAALERAAAGGAAGVQNGISFTALRAEFTRQSGQLTIRDGVVKGPIIGATIEGSIDYVGNAVRMSGTFVPMYGLNNMFGQIPVLGLFLGGGSNEGLIGVTYEVVGTPGQPVLRVNPISAVMPGVLRKIFEFNTGKQNNTPIELPPNN; encoded by the coding sequence ATGCCGGCACAGGAACGCTCGATACCGATCGAAGAGCGTGCCCTTGGCGGCGATCAACCTCAGCGCCGGCACCGAGAGGCAATGGCTAAGAATACTTCGCCCAAGGGGTCGAATCCGCGTGCCGAGGCCCAGCAATGGGATGACGCTGCGGGCTGGGAGCAGGACGAGGCGGCGGGCTATCGTGCGCGACGGCTGTTGTCGCGCTCCAATTCCCGATTCCACCGGTTCGGCGACAAGTTCTCAGCGCTGCAGCAGATGACCGGCGAGCGCTGGGTCAAGCGCCTGGCGATCGTGATCGCCGTGCTGGCGGTGATCTTCACCGGTTGTTTCGGCGGTCTGTGGTGGCGGCTCGGCGCCGGGCCGATCAACCTCGACGTCGCGACGCCGTGGCTGGCGGCCGCGATCGAAGACAATATCGGCCATGGCAACACGGTCGAGGTCGGCGGTACACAGATCGAGCGGGCCGGACGGATTCGAATCGCGGTGCGCATCCGCGACATCGTGGTCCGCGACCGTGACCAGGTCGTCGTCGCGACCGCGCCGAAGGCCGAGGTGAAACTATCGGGCATGGCGCTGGTGATGGGACGGCTGCGCGCCGAGAGCCTCAATCTGGTCGATGCCGAACTTTCGGTGCGAATCACGCCGGACGGCCAGGTGACGGTGTCTGCCGGCGACACCGCCAAGCCGCTGGCGACCGGCGTTGCTTCCAAGCGCGATGCCGGCATAGCCCCAACATTCCCTCGCCAGTCGCCTGCGCCGCCGCAGGGTGCTGCTGCGACGGCTCCCGATACCACGCAGAACGGATTGCTGGCCGGCCTTGACTGGCTCGACAGCCTCAGCCTGACCGGCCTCGATGGGCAGAACCTGAACGAGATCGGCCTCAAGAACGGCAATCTCATCGTCGACGACCAGCAGCGCGGCAACAAATGGACGTTCGAGAATATCAGCCTCAGCATGCGCCGGCCGAGCAGCGGCGGGGTTGCGGTGAGCCTTGGCGAGCAAGGTGCGCGTCCCTGGTCGCTGAAGGTCGTGGTCGGACCACAGCAGAACGGCGTGCGGTCGGTCGATCTTCGCGCCGACAAGGTGCCCGCCGCCAACATCCTGCTGGCAATGCGGGTCAAGGACCTGACCTACAGCGCCGAGCTGCCGCTTTCCGGCGAGCTGAAGGGCGAACTGGGCCGCGACGGTCTGCCGACCTATTTCCGCGGCAAGATCACCGCCGGCGCCGGGAACCTCATCGACAGCGATACGCCTGACTATCCGATGCCGATCGATTCGGCGGAGATGAGCGTCGAATGGGATGCCGGACGGCGCGTGCTGGTCGCGCCCTTCAAGGTCATTTCCGGTTCGAACCGGATTACGCTGCTCGGCCATCTCGAGCCGCCGAACGGCGCCACCACCGAATGGCAGGCCGGCCTTAGCGGCGGCACCATCCTGTTGGCCGGCACCGACAACGAACCGCCGCTGATCTTCAACCGGATCGCGATCGGGCTGAAGTTCGACACCGACCGCAAGCGCGTGCTGCTCACCCAGGCCGATATCAGCAACGGCGAGATCGGAATCGCCGGCACCGGCAGCATCGACTATGCGAACGAGGCGCGGCTCCAGCTCGGTTTCGCTGGAACGCCGATGTCGGCATCAGCCCTGAAGCGGATGTGGCCGATCCTGATCGTGCCCGAAGTGCGCGAATGGGTGATCGAGCGGATCGAGCGCGGCACGCTCCAGCGCATCGAGGTCGGCGTCAACTCGCCGGTGCGCAATCTGTCCCGCAAGGGACCGCCGATTCCCGACGATGGTCTGGCCGTCAACATCGTCGCGTCCGGAGTTACCGCGCGTCCGGTCGACGACATGCCCGCGGTCCGCGATGCGGATTTGAAAGCGCGCGTTACCGGGCGAACAGCGACGGTGACGATCGGGCAGGGAATTGCCGACACACCCGGCGGCCGCAAGATCAACATTTCCGATTTCACCTTCGAGGTGCCGGACATGGCGCCGAAGCCGTCGCCCTCGCGGGTGAAGTTCAGGGTCGATGCGTCCGTGCCGGCAGCGGCCGAGATTCTGGCGTCCGACCGCATCAGCGATCTCTCCGGCACGCTGATCGATCCGAACGCCAGCAAGGGAAACGTTGCCGCCGTCATCACGCTTGGCATGCCGGTCAAGGGCTCGATGACCAAGGCCGACACCACCTACACCGTGATTGCCGATCTAGCCGGGTTTGCCGCCGACAAGCTCGTGATGAACCAGAAGCTGGAATCTAACACGCTCAAGGTGCTCGCCAATAACGCGGGCTACCAGGTCAAGGGCGACGTCAAGATCAACGGGCAACCGGCTTCGCTGGACTATCGCAAGCCGAGCGAGGGCGACGCCGATATCAGGCTGCAGGCGACACTGGATGATGCCAGCCGCGCGCGCCTCGGGATCGATTTCGGACCCGCCGTGAGCGGTTCGATCCCGATCAAGGTGGTCGGCAAGATCGGCGAGAACGACAGCCGCGTCGGCATCGAAGCCGATCTGACCTCGCTGCGGCTCGACAACATCCTGCCGGGGTGGGTCAAAGTGCCCGGCAAGTCGGGCAAGGCGACGTTCAATGTCGTGAAGAAGGAGCAGTCGACGCTGTTCCAGGACATCGTGGTCGAAGGCGGCGGCGTTTCGATCAAGGGATCGCTGGAAGTCGACCAGAATGGCGATCTGTTGAACGCGAACTTCCCGACCTACGCGCCGTCGGACGGCGACAAGACGACGTTGAAGGCCGAGCGCGGCACCGATGGCGTCGTGAAGGTCACGATGCGCGGCGACGTGTTCGACGGCCGCGGTTTCCTCAAATCGGCGATCTCGGGCAAGGAAGCCGACCCCAAGAGCAAGTCGAGGAACATCGATCTCGATGTCGACGTCAAGCTCGGCGCGGTCGCCGGCTTCAACGGCGAGGCGTTGCGCAGCGTCGACAGCAAATTCTCCCGCCGCAACGGCATCGTCAAAAATTTCACGCTCTCCGGCAAGGTCGGGCGCGACACGCCGGTGACCGCCGATCTGCGCGGCCGCGGGCAGGGACAGGGACGCGACATCATCATCCTGCAGACCAACGATGCGGGTGCTTTCTTCCGCTTCACCGACACCTATTCGAAAATGGTCGGCGGTCAGCTCTCGCTTGCGATGGAGCCGCCGACGGTTGAACCCAGCGCCAAGGACGGTCTGATCAACGTCCGCGATTTCTCCGTCAAGGGTGAGGCCGCACTGGAGCGCGCCGCCGCGGGCGGAGCGGCCGGCGTTCAGAACGGCATTTCCTTTACGGCACTGCGCGCCGAGTTCACTCGGCAGAGCGGACAGCTCACGATCCGCGATGGTGTCGTGAAGGGTCCGATCATCGGCGCGACCATCGAAGGCAGCATCGACTATGTCGGCAATGCCGTGCGCATGAGCGGCACCTTCGTTCCGATGTACGGATTGAACAACATGTTCGGTCAGATTCCCGTGCTCGGCCTGTTCCTCGGTGGCGGCAGCAATGAGGGGCTGATCGGCGTGACCTATGAGGTGGTCGGCACGCCTGGCCAGCCCGTGCTGCGCGTCAATCCGATTTCGGCCGTGATGCCCGGCGTGCTGCGCAAGATCTTCGAGTTCAACACCGGCAAGCAGAACAACACCCCGATCGAACTGCCGCCGAATAATTAG
- a CDS encoding peroxiredoxin yields MSKKTRKKSSMPSPKNRKASAAKPATAKTAAKTARRSTPASTKKPAAKVANKAAKTATKAAAKKPAKKPAKTAKSASAKASHKPTSKQLIKSNLSDMPKPVTGTGLVEGAMAPPFSLPRDGGGSVSLADYAGRKLVLFFYPRADTPGCTREAIDFTRLDSAFADAGAVVLGISADTVKAQESFRNKHQLSVPLISDEQHEMLEAYGAWGEKSMYGRTFMGIIRTTVLIGADGRIGKIWRNVRVDGHADEVLAAVRGM; encoded by the coding sequence ATGTCCAAGAAAACGCGCAAGAAATCCTCCATGCCATCCCCCAAGAACCGCAAGGCTTCCGCCGCAAAACCGGCCACGGCCAAGACTGCCGCCAAGACCGCCCGCCGCAGCACGCCGGCATCGACTAAAAAGCCTGCCGCCAAGGTAGCCAACAAGGCCGCCAAAACCGCCACCAAGGCGGCCGCCAAGAAGCCGGCCAAGAAACCGGCGAAGACGGCCAAGAGCGCTTCAGCCAAAGCGTCGCACAAGCCGACATCGAAACAGTTAATAAAATCCAATCTATCGGATATGCCCAAGCCGGTTACCGGAACCGGACTGGTCGAAGGCGCCATGGCGCCCCCGTTCAGCCTTCCGCGCGACGGCGGCGGCAGTGTTTCGCTGGCAGATTATGCCGGCAGGAAACTGGTGCTGTTTTTCTATCCCCGCGCCGACACGCCCGGCTGCACCCGGGAGGCGATCGACTTCACGCGGCTCGATAGCGCGTTTGCCGATGCGGGCGCGGTGGTGCTCGGGATCTCGGCCGACACCGTAAAGGCCCAGGAATCCTTCCGGAACAAGCACCAGCTCTCGGTTCCTCTGATCTCGGACGAGCAACATGAGATGCTTGAGGCCTATGGCGCCTGGGGCGAAAAATCGATGTACGGCAGGACCTTCATGGGGATCATTCGAACGACGGTTCTGATCGGCGCCGACGGACGGATCGGCAAAATCTGG
- the bla gene encoding class A beta-lactamase — protein sequence MITRRQFQLGCGAALITTALSARQAIRASTANQRLIDEIKRLESESGGRLGVCVLDTATNTRHAHRGDERFPMCSTFKMLAAAAILARVDAGKEQLTRRVTFDASALIVYSPVTEKRVGGDGMTLAEICEAAVTLSDNTAGNLLLAGIGGPPGLTAFVRSLGDQVTRLDRDEPSLNEALPDDPRDTTTPNAMASNLQALILGTKALSAASREQLTAWLVANKTGDARLRAGFAKDWRVGDKTGTGARGTNNDVAVTWPPGKAPIVITAYLTGATVSAAQQNATLASVARAVSAMASG from the coding sequence GTGATCACGAGAAGACAGTTCCAGCTTGGATGCGGTGCAGCGCTGATAACGACTGCTTTGAGCGCCCGGCAAGCGATACGCGCATCGACCGCAAATCAACGACTGATCGACGAGATCAAGCGTCTGGAGAGCGAGAGCGGCGGCCGGCTCGGTGTTTGTGTCCTCGACACAGCAACGAACACTCGTCATGCCCACCGGGGCGATGAGCGCTTTCCGATGTGCAGCACCTTCAAGATGCTGGCAGCCGCCGCGATCCTGGCGCGGGTGGATGCCGGCAAGGAACAATTGACGCGGCGCGTAACCTTCGACGCATCCGCACTCATCGTGTACTCACCCGTAACCGAGAAGCGCGTCGGCGGCGACGGCATGACGCTCGCTGAAATTTGCGAAGCGGCGGTGACGCTGAGCGACAACACGGCCGGCAATCTCCTGCTTGCCGGCATCGGCGGACCGCCGGGGCTGACGGCCTTCGTGCGGAGCCTGGGCGACCAAGTCACGCGGCTAGACCGGGATGAGCCTTCGCTCAACGAGGCTTTGCCCGACGATCCCCGCGATACCACGACACCGAATGCGATGGCTTCGAATCTGCAAGCGCTGATCCTTGGGACTAAAGCGCTGTCGGCAGCATCGCGCGAGCAACTGACGGCATGGTTGGTCGCCAACAAGACCGGCGACGCGCGACTGCGTGCAGGTTTTGCGAAAGACTGGCGCGTCGGCGACAAGACCGGTACTGGTGCCCGAGGCACAAACAATGACGTTGCTGTGACCTGGCCACCCGGCAAAGCGCCCATCGTGATCACCGCCTATCTGACTGGCGCCACCGTTTCTGCCGCGCAGCAAAACGCCACTTTGGCTTCGGTCGCGCGGGCGGTCTCGGCCATGGCATCTGGCTAG
- a CDS encoding LysR family transcriptional regulator, translated as MKLSHLPLNALRAFEATARHLSFTRAGLELRVTQAAVSQHVKVLENRLGVQLFRRLPRGVALTDEGQLLLPSIVEAFGRLTETLNRFDDGHYQDVIAVGVVGTFASGWLLPRLDAFRKAYPRIDLRLFTNNNRIDIAGEGLDYAIRFGDGLWHGTEATHLMAAPFTPCCAPSLARRLSRPADLKREVLLRSYRQEEWPRWFTAAGLQSPVLKGMVFDSSITIASVAARGFGVALLPARLFQDEIRQRRLVRPFKVEVALGDYWITSLHSRRPTAAMLSFKSWLLETIAATRRSPGKQAGT; from the coding sequence ATGAAGCTTTCGCACCTTCCGCTCAATGCGCTACGGGCCTTTGAAGCGACGGCGCGCCATCTCAGTTTCACCCGTGCTGGCCTGGAGCTTCGGGTTACACAGGCGGCCGTCAGCCAGCATGTGAAAGTGCTGGAGAACCGGCTTGGCGTACAGTTGTTTCGCCGGCTGCCCCGCGGCGTTGCGCTCACCGATGAAGGACAGTTGCTGCTGCCGAGCATTGTCGAGGCCTTCGGCCGGCTCACCGAAACGCTCAATCGTTTTGACGACGGCCACTACCAGGACGTCATCGCGGTCGGTGTGGTCGGTACCTTCGCTTCGGGCTGGCTGCTGCCGCGGCTCGATGCCTTCAGGAAGGCCTATCCACGGATCGATTTGCGCCTGTTCACCAACAACAATCGTATCGACATCGCGGGTGAAGGCCTCGATTACGCGATCAGGTTTGGCGATGGCCTTTGGCACGGCACCGAGGCGACCCACTTGATGGCAGCGCCATTTACCCCATGCTGCGCGCCTTCGCTGGCTCGCAGGCTGAGCCGGCCGGCCGATCTCAAGCGCGAGGTGCTGCTGCGTTCCTACCGACAGGAGGAATGGCCGCGATGGTTTACCGCTGCGGGACTGCAGAGTCCGGTCCTCAAGGGAATGGTATTCGATTCATCGATCACGATCGCCAGTGTAGCGGCGCGCGGTTTCGGCGTTGCGCTGTTGCCGGCGCGATTGTTTCAGGACGAGATCCGGCAGCGGCGGCTGGTACGTCCTTTCAAGGTCGAAGTCGCGCTCGGCGATTATTGGATCACGTCGTTGCACTCCCGGCGACCGACCGCCGCGATGCTCTCATTCAAGAGCTGGCTGCTTGAAACGATCGCAGCAACAAGGAGGAGCCCTGGCAAGCAGGCCGGGACGTAG